A region of Kribbella sp. NBC_01245 DNA encodes the following proteins:
- a CDS encoding ABC transporter substrate-binding protein, with protein MRARRTVALALAGVLAVAMAACSGESNNNSGSNGPATVLNVGMPNGPQTENHNPFLGSSSGASLGYRWMIYEPLVMLNSIKPAEEGKPWLATEWKWADNFTKLSFTIRDGVKWSDGKPMSAEDVAYTFELRKKNAGLNPEAIPYGEIKQTGSKVDLTFTKSQFVNQAKVLTTFVIPKHIWSAVKDPTTDVVKNPIGTGPYTLKSFTPQTTTLTVRAEYWQELPKVKELRYTSYNDNNAQTTALANGASEWSFVFIPNYKTVYVDKDPAHHKLWFPANLGIHGLWINTQKKPFDNPALRRAMDKVINRDDIFLQGEAGYFYPKIESVTGIPTPAGESFIAPEFKDAMHKVDVEGAKKELAAAGFKLEGDVLSDPSGKPVTITLTDPAGWSDYITDLEIIKDNLSTIGIKATVDKANQDAWFKAVDEGNFDATMHWTNGGATPYDIYQNIMDGKIYKPLGKGGVSGNYGRFQNAEATKALDEYANATNDAARTKALNTLQKIMVEQMPMVPTSASNVGGMYNTKNWIGWPDEQNQYAPAQPTQQNALQIVLNLKPAAS; from the coding sequence ATGCGAGCTCGACGTACAGTCGCTCTCGCCCTAGCGGGCGTGCTCGCGGTAGCCATGGCTGCCTGTAGTGGTGAATCGAACAACAACAGCGGCTCGAACGGCCCGGCCACCGTGCTGAACGTGGGCATGCCGAACGGCCCGCAGACCGAGAACCACAACCCGTTCCTCGGGTCGTCCTCGGGCGCCTCGCTCGGCTACCGGTGGATGATCTACGAGCCGCTGGTGATGCTGAACTCGATCAAGCCGGCCGAAGAAGGCAAGCCGTGGCTGGCGACCGAGTGGAAGTGGGCCGACAACTTCACCAAGCTGTCGTTCACGATTCGCGACGGCGTGAAGTGGTCGGACGGCAAGCCGATGAGCGCCGAGGACGTGGCGTACACGTTCGAGCTGCGCAAGAAGAACGCCGGTCTGAACCCCGAGGCCATTCCGTACGGCGAGATCAAGCAGACCGGGAGCAAGGTCGACCTGACCTTCACCAAGTCGCAGTTCGTCAACCAGGCCAAGGTGCTGACGACCTTCGTCATTCCCAAGCACATCTGGTCGGCGGTCAAGGACCCGACGACGGACGTGGTGAAGAACCCGATCGGCACCGGCCCGTACACGCTGAAGTCGTTCACCCCGCAGACCACCACCCTGACGGTGCGCGCCGAGTACTGGCAGGAGCTGCCGAAGGTCAAGGAGCTGCGCTACACGTCGTACAACGACAACAACGCGCAGACCACGGCGCTGGCCAACGGCGCCTCGGAGTGGAGCTTCGTCTTCATCCCGAACTACAAGACCGTGTACGTCGACAAGGACCCGGCGCACCACAAGCTCTGGTTCCCGGCGAACCTCGGTATTCACGGTCTGTGGATCAACACCCAGAAGAAGCCGTTCGACAACCCCGCCCTGCGCCGCGCGATGGACAAGGTGATCAACCGCGACGACATCTTCCTGCAGGGTGAGGCCGGGTACTTCTACCCGAAGATCGAGAGCGTGACCGGTATCCCGACCCCGGCCGGTGAGTCGTTCATCGCACCCGAGTTCAAGGACGCGATGCACAAGGTCGACGTCGAAGGCGCGAAGAAGGAACTGGCCGCCGCCGGCTTCAAGCTCGAGGGCGACGTGCTGTCGGACCCGAGCGGCAAGCCCGTCACGATCACGCTGACCGACCCGGCCGGCTGGTCCGACTACATCACCGACCTCGAGATCATCAAGGACAACCTGTCCACGATCGGGATCAAGGCGACCGTCGACAAGGCGAACCAGGACGCGTGGTTCAAGGCCGTTGACGAGGGCAACTTCGACGCCACGATGCACTGGACCAACGGTGGCGCCACGCCGTACGACATCTACCAGAACATCATGGACGGCAAGATCTACAAGCCGCTCGGCAAGGGTGGCGTCTCCGGCAACTACGGCCGCTTCCAGAACGCCGAGGCCACCAAGGCGCTCGACGAGTACGCCAACGCCACCAACGACGCCGCCCGGACCAAGGCGCTGAACACGCTGCAGAAGATCATGGTCGAGCAGATGCCGATGGTGCCCACCTCGGCGTCGAACGTCGGCGGTATGTACAACACGAAGAACTGGATCGGCTGGCCCGACGAGCAGAACCAGTACGCGCCGGCCCAGCCGACGCAGCAGAACGCGCTGCAGATCGTCCTCAACCTGAAGCCCGCTGCTTCGTGA
- a CDS encoding LacI family DNA-binding transcriptional regulator, translating into MSITIADVAARAGVSKTTVSRVLNGKGELDLRTAERVRQVIAELGYVPSARAVGLARGRTRIVGMLVPSLTWPWMGEVLQGAVDVVETEGYGLLLFTCNRGEESMQQFASQVSAQSFDGLLVIEPEGTLAYIEQLHARGLPVVMIDDRSKQPVFPSVATTNVDGAEAAARHLIELGRKRPLVITGVERFGCTQERLSGFRDTYAAAGIELDPRLVFEGDFTHDCGRRGVQYAIDSKLEFDAIFAHNDLTAGGAIQAVRESGRTVPGDVSVVGFDDIPYAQHTEPPLTTVHQPMRLMGQAAARMLMGYFNGQPLPEEPTVLPTTLVVRGSTAPA; encoded by the coding sequence ATGTCGATCACGATCGCCGACGTCGCGGCCCGAGCAGGGGTCAGCAAGACCACTGTTTCGCGAGTCCTGAACGGCAAGGGCGAGCTGGACCTGCGTACGGCCGAACGGGTCCGCCAGGTGATCGCCGAGCTCGGTTACGTGCCCAGCGCACGAGCCGTCGGCCTGGCTCGTGGCCGTACCCGGATCGTCGGCATGCTGGTGCCCTCGCTGACCTGGCCCTGGATGGGCGAGGTGCTGCAGGGTGCCGTCGACGTGGTCGAGACCGAGGGCTACGGCCTGCTGCTGTTCACCTGCAACCGGGGTGAGGAGTCGATGCAGCAGTTCGCCTCGCAGGTCTCGGCGCAGTCGTTCGACGGTCTGCTGGTGATCGAGCCCGAGGGCACGCTGGCGTACATCGAGCAGCTGCACGCCCGTGGTCTGCCGGTCGTGATGATCGACGACCGCAGCAAACAACCAGTCTTCCCGTCGGTGGCCACCACCAATGTCGACGGGGCCGAGGCCGCCGCCCGGCACCTGATCGAGCTCGGCCGCAAGCGCCCGCTCGTGATCACCGGTGTCGAGCGCTTCGGCTGCACGCAAGAACGGCTCAGCGGTTTCCGCGACACCTACGCGGCCGCCGGTATCGAACTGGATCCACGGCTGGTCTTCGAGGGTGACTTCACCCACGACTGCGGCCGGCGCGGGGTCCAGTACGCGATCGACTCCAAGCTCGAGTTCGACGCGATCTTCGCGCACAACGACCTGACCGCCGGCGGCGCCATCCAAGCCGTCCGGGAGTCGGGCCGGACAGTTCCCGGCGACGTCTCCGTGGTCGGGTTCGACGACATCCCCTACGCCCAGCACACCGAGCCACCGCTCACCACGGTGCATCAGCCGATGCGCCTGATGGGTCAGGCCGCGGCCCGGATGCTGATGGGCTACTTCAACGGTCAACCGCTACCCGAGGAACCCACCGTGCTGCCCACGACGCTGGTCGTGCGTGGTTCGACCGCCCCGGCGTAG
- a CDS encoding ROK family transcriptional regulator: MRRSNRSVILTSIYRSGPLSRFELVRETSLSAASVSNLVGELLDEGVVEEAGSVESDGGRPRVLLRVAPGFGAVAGAEVGETRVRVELFDLAMKVLAAVEYPIESPTPEPSLVVDRVLQGLGEVTAQAGVSPSQVLGLGVAVAGIVEGPADAVVHAQTLGWDAVPLGAMLQAGTTVPVEVDNGANTLGQAEMWFGAGRGAEHAVVALVGSGVGSGLVANGLSYRGARSSAGEWGHTTIAYGGRKCRCGSSGCLEAYVGAEGVLDRFRLANRGKPAPGADEESAFVALLELAGSSKIAAGVVDETIGYLGAGFANLVNLFNPERIVLGGWAGLALGERYLPQLREATANHALRQPFAQVSIVLCELGQDAVALGAATLPVLRLLREGGATRPDALIARAR; encoded by the coding sequence ATGCGACGGTCCAACCGGTCCGTCATCCTGACCAGCATCTACCGGTCCGGCCCGCTGAGCCGGTTCGAGCTGGTCCGGGAGACGTCGCTGAGCGCCGCGAGCGTCAGCAACCTGGTCGGTGAGCTGCTGGACGAAGGCGTCGTAGAGGAGGCCGGTTCGGTCGAGTCCGACGGCGGCCGCCCGCGCGTACTGCTCCGCGTCGCGCCCGGGTTCGGGGCCGTCGCGGGCGCCGAGGTGGGGGAGACGCGCGTCCGCGTCGAGCTGTTCGACCTCGCGATGAAGGTGCTGGCCGCCGTCGAGTATCCGATCGAGTCGCCGACGCCCGAGCCGTCCCTCGTGGTCGACCGGGTGCTGCAAGGCCTCGGCGAGGTGACCGCGCAAGCCGGCGTCTCGCCGTCGCAGGTGCTCGGCCTCGGTGTCGCCGTCGCGGGCATCGTGGAGGGACCGGCCGATGCCGTCGTGCACGCGCAGACGCTCGGCTGGGACGCCGTACCGCTGGGTGCCATGTTGCAAGCCGGTACGACGGTGCCGGTCGAGGTCGACAACGGCGCGAACACCCTTGGCCAGGCCGAGATGTGGTTCGGCGCAGGCCGCGGTGCCGAACACGCCGTCGTCGCACTGGTCGGGTCCGGCGTCGGCTCCGGCCTTGTCGCCAACGGATTGAGCTACCGCGGTGCGCGGAGTAGTGCCGGCGAATGGGGTCACACGACCATCGCGTACGGCGGGCGCAAGTGCCGGTGCGGGTCATCCGGTTGCCTCGAGGCGTACGTCGGGGCCGAGGGGGTGCTGGATCGATTCCGGCTGGCCAACCGGGGGAAGCCCGCGCCTGGTGCTGACGAGGAGTCGGCGTTCGTCGCGTTGCTCGAGTTGGCGGGGTCGTCGAAGATCGCCGCGGGCGTGGTGGACGAGACGATCGGGTATCTCGGGGCGGGGTTTGCGAACTTGGTCAACCTGTTCAACCCCGAGCGGATCGTGCTCGGCGGGTGGGCCGGGTTGGCGTTGGGCGAGCGGTATCTGCCGCAGTTGCGGGAGGCCACGGCCAACCATGCGCTGCGCCAGCCGTTCGCCCAGGTATCGATCGTGCTGTGCGAGCTCGGCCAGGACGCGGTCGCGCTCGGCGCGGCCACCCTCCCGGTCCTCCGTCTCCTCCGCGAAGGCGGCGCCACCCGCCCAGACGCCCTGATCGCCCGCGCCCGCTGA
- a CDS encoding GH1 family beta-glucosidase, which produces MPDLTALGQDFVWGSATSAYQIEGAIDVDGRLPSIWDTFCDTPGAIDNGDTGAVACDSYHRWTEDIALLKQLGVDAYRFSVAWPRVIPTGSGAVNAAGLDYYDRLVDGLLAEGIKPFLTLYHWDLPQALQDLGGWSERDTAYRFAEYATVVGERLGDRVHDWVTLNEPLCSAWIGHWEGRMAPGITDPATAVRASYNLLLAHGLGVQALRAAAPDASVGIVVNLSPIEPATDSAEDGRAARIADGHINRWWLDPVNGRGFPTDMVEQYGVELPEQPGDTDIIAAPTDFIGLNYYFRQIVKADETVPVLGFSQVEGPNPERTMLDWEVHPGGLEDLLLRLTKEYGAEKIYVTENGSAWVDTPDASFNVDDEPRTRFLEDHLAACARAVEQGAPLAGYFAWSLLDNFEWAYGYAPRFGLAYVDYPTGTRTLKSSGHHYATLIKSHRA; this is translated from the coding sequence ATGCCAGACTTGACCGCGCTCGGCCAGGATTTCGTCTGGGGCAGCGCCACCTCGGCGTACCAGATCGAAGGCGCCATCGACGTCGACGGCCGACTGCCGTCCATCTGGGACACCTTTTGCGACACCCCGGGCGCGATCGACAATGGCGATACCGGCGCGGTCGCGTGCGACTCGTACCACCGCTGGACCGAGGACATCGCCCTGCTGAAGCAACTCGGCGTCGACGCGTACCGGTTCTCCGTCGCCTGGCCGCGGGTCATCCCGACAGGCTCGGGCGCGGTCAACGCGGCCGGGCTCGACTACTACGACCGCCTGGTCGACGGATTGCTTGCCGAGGGCATCAAACCCTTTCTGACCTTGTATCACTGGGATCTGCCGCAGGCGCTGCAGGATCTCGGCGGCTGGTCGGAGCGCGACACGGCGTACCGCTTCGCCGAATACGCGACGGTCGTGGGCGAGCGCCTCGGCGATCGCGTGCACGACTGGGTGACGTTGAACGAGCCGCTGTGCTCGGCGTGGATCGGCCACTGGGAAGGCCGGATGGCGCCGGGCATCACCGACCCCGCGACCGCCGTGCGCGCGTCGTACAACTTGTTGCTGGCACACGGTCTCGGCGTACAGGCCCTGCGTGCTGCCGCACCGGACGCCTCGGTCGGCATCGTCGTGAACCTCAGCCCGATCGAGCCCGCGACCGACTCCGCCGAAGACGGCCGCGCCGCCCGAATCGCCGACGGCCACATCAACCGCTGGTGGCTCGACCCGGTCAACGGCCGCGGTTTCCCAACGGACATGGTCGAGCAGTACGGCGTGGAGCTGCCCGAGCAGCCAGGTGATACCGACATCATCGCGGCGCCGACGGACTTCATCGGGCTGAACTACTACTTCCGGCAGATCGTGAAGGCCGACGAAACCGTGCCAGTGCTGGGTTTCAGCCAGGTCGAGGGCCCTAATCCCGAGCGCACGATGCTCGACTGGGAGGTCCATCCGGGGGGTCTCGAGGACCTGCTGCTCCGGCTGACCAAGGAGTACGGCGCGGAGAAGATCTACGTGACGGAGAACGGTTCGGCCTGGGTCGATACACCCGACGCGTCGTTCAACGTCGACGACGAGCCGCGTACCCGCTTCCTCGAAGACCACCTCGCCGCCTGCGCCCGAGCCGTCGAACAAGGCGCACCCCTGGCCGGCTACTTCGCCTGGAGCCTGCTCGACAACTTCGAATGGGCCTACGGCTACGCCCCCCGCTTCGGCCTCGCCTACGTCGACTACCCCACCGGCACCCGCACCCTAAAATCCAGCGGCCACCACTACGCCACCCTCATCAAGTCCCACCGCGCCTAA